A region from the Arcanobacterium buesumense genome encodes:
- the murG gene encoding undecaprenyldiphospho-muramoylpentapeptide beta-N-acetylglucosaminyltransferase, giving the protein MTLRVVLCGGGTAGHVNPLLATARAIRESDAQAQITAVGTAGGLENDLVPLAGFDLRLIERVPFPRRLSVDALRFPVHFQRAVRQARQILRDTQATCVVGFGGYAATPMYWAARQERIPIVVHEANAVPGLANKLGARWAQVVGLTFPSTPLVARKGRTVTVGLPLRSEIAQLATSDEKTRLRRRQEAAARFGLDPLQPIIVISGGSLGALRLNETMQVAGPDLNAQILHLTGKGKDDDVRAAVGERAHYVVLDYLTDMEEAYAVADLLIARSGAGMVSEAATLGIPTVFVPLPIGNGEQARNARDVVSAGGGVLVDNADFTPQWVLTHLPSLLEPERRCMMSIAAKSVAPSDAAMKLAQFVAEIVEA; this is encoded by the coding sequence ATGACATTACGTGTTGTTTTATGTGGTGGAGGAACTGCTGGGCATGTCAATCCTTTGCTTGCTACGGCACGAGCAATCCGGGAAAGTGATGCGCAGGCACAGATTACTGCGGTAGGAACTGCAGGCGGGCTTGAAAATGATTTAGTCCCATTAGCTGGTTTTGATTTGCGGTTAATTGAACGAGTGCCTTTCCCACGCCGCTTATCGGTGGATGCGTTACGGTTTCCGGTTCATTTTCAGCGAGCAGTTCGCCAAGCGCGGCAGATTCTACGTGATACCCAAGCAACATGTGTTGTCGGTTTTGGCGGCTATGCGGCTACTCCGATGTATTGGGCTGCTCGTCAAGAAAGAATTCCGATTGTGGTTCATGAGGCTAATGCAGTTCCCGGGTTGGCTAATAAATTGGGCGCACGCTGGGCGCAGGTGGTTGGATTGACGTTTCCTTCCACGCCGTTAGTTGCTCGAAAAGGTAGAACGGTGACAGTGGGTTTACCGTTGCGTTCCGAAATTGCGCAATTAGCTACAAGCGATGAAAAAACCCGGCTTCGTCGTCGGCAGGAGGCAGCAGCTCGTTTTGGTCTTGACCCACTCCAGCCTATTATTGTTATTTCTGGAGGGTCTTTGGGAGCTTTGCGGTTAAATGAAACGATGCAAGTTGCTGGGCCTGATTTAAATGCTCAGATTTTACATTTGACCGGAAAAGGCAAGGACGACGACGTGCGTGCTGCTGTAGGAGAGCGCGCGCATTATGTTGTTCTTGATTATTTGACCGATATGGAAGAAGCCTACGCAGTGGCTGATTTGTTAATAGCGCGTTCTGGAGCAGGCATGGTTTCTGAAGCTGCGACATTGGGTATTCCAACTGTTTTCGTGCCGCTACCAATTGGGAATGGCGAACAAGCGCGTAATGCCCGTGATGTGGTTAGTGCCGGTGGCGGCGTGTTGGTAGATAACGCTGATTTTACACCGCAATGGGTTCTTACCCATCTTCCTTCGCTACTTGAACCGGAGCGTCGTTGCATGATGAGCATTGCGGCGAAGTCGGTTGCTCCTTCTGATGCGGCAATGAAGTTGGCACAGTTCGTGGCTGAAATTGTGGAGGCGTAA